Within Mongoliitalea daihaiensis, the genomic segment GAGGACAATGCCAAAAAGGAAAAAACATACCAAATACTTGCTGCTTCATGCGGCATAATTGTAGGCTTTTCACAAATTTTTAATTCTTTTGGTAGTGATGGCTGGTTTTCTCTTGGAGTAGCAATATGTTTAATAAATGGGGCTATAATTATTGCTTACTTATTTCGCTCTAGTGATTCTGAAATTCCATTCTCAGAAATAAAGTCTATACGAGTTAAAAACAGGCTTGGAAATTTATTTTTGGATATCAAACTCAAAAATAAAAAATCCAGACAAGTTCGGGGGAGCTTTACTAGAGAACCCTTAGAAATATACATTGCTGAAGTATTTCCAACATAAAAGCCTTTCTCCCGACCTAGAAACAGTCAAAAGAAAGGCCTTATTAATTTTTTATCACTTATTAATACGCTCGAACCACTTTGCCCTCCATATAATTTACAAAAGCACGATTGACCACTCGCATTCCACCTGAGGTTGGAAAATCGCCCGTAAAATACCAATCACCTAAGTGATCTGGAATACATTTATTTAGGCTTTCTACAGTTTGATACAAGACTTTTACTTCAGCACGAATTTCAGAAGTAGTGATGATTTCGGCAACTTTATCAGAAATCTCCTGATCCGTGAATGATTCGTAGATTTCTTTAACAAAATTTTGGTTGGTATTATGTTGTGAAGCACATTTATCATATACCAGCTCCATCAAATCCTCCATATCTCGCTCTTTTAACAAAGCCACAGCTGCTCTGAAAGCAATGAAGTCTTTCATTTTGGACATGTCAATGCCATAGCAATCTGGATACCTGATCTGCGGTGCAGAAGAAACAATCACAATTCGCTTGGGATTCAACTTATCTAAGGTCGTCAAGATGCTTTTTTCCAAAGTTGTACCCCTTACAATGGAGTCATCGATTACCACCAAGGTATCAATTCCAGCTCTCACTACTTCATAAGTAGTGTCATACACATTGGCAACCATAGCATCCCGATCGGAGTCATTGGTGATAAAGGTTCGCAATTTAACATCCTTGCTGACCAATTTCTCTACGCGGGGACGGAAGTTCAGAAGTTCTTCCAAATCTTCCAAATGAGGTTTTCCATCGAGTAGAATCTCTTTCCGCTTGGCGGCTAGATAATCCTCCAACCCCTCAATCATCCCTAGAAATGCGGTCTCTGCGGTATTGGGGATATAGGAAAACACTGTATTCTTCAGATCAAAGTCAATCGCTTTCAATACTTGAGGAATCAAAGCCTTACCGAGCAGCTTTCGCTCCCTGTAAATATCTGGGTCAGTCCCTCTAGAAAAATAGATTCTCTCAAAACTACAGGATTTACGCTCACGTGCAGGCAAAATCTCATGTTCTCCAAAAGAACCATCCTTATTGATTACCAAAGCATGCCCTGGTTGTATTTCTTTGATTTCGTTGTAAGCTACATTGAATGCGGATTTAATTGCCGGCTTTTCAGAAGCTACCACTACAAATTCATCATCCGCAAAATAATAGGCTGGACGAATACCCGAAGGATCCCGTACCACAAAACTACTTCCATTTCCGATCAAACCTGCCATCGCATAACCTCCATCAAAATCTCTGCAAGATCTACGCAGAATCCTGGCTACATCTAATTCGTTTTCGATGACGTGTGTCAGCTGCTCGTTAGAATACTCGTGTTTGTATTTATCAAAAATTCGTTGATTCTCTTCATCCAAAAAGTGTCCGATTTTTTCCATGACAGTCACGGTGTCTGTCTTTTCTTTTGGGTGCTGCCCAAGTTCGACCAATTTCCCAAAAAGCTCTTCCACATTGGTCATGTTGAAATTTCCGGCCATCACCAGATTCCTGCTTCTCCAGTTATTCTGTTTTAAGAAAGGATGGCAAGTTTCAATACTGTTTTCACCGTGGGTCCCGTATCTTAAATGACCCAACCAAACCTCTCCAGTAAAAGCAACATTTTCCTTCATCCACTGGGCATCTAAGACACCTTTTTCTCCTGCTTGCTTTTTAGCTTTTTTGTATTTCTTTTGAATTTTTTCAAAAATATCGTTTACAGCTTGGGGTTCTATCGATCGGTAACGACTGATATATCTGGTTCCTGGAGAAGTATTGATTTTGATATTGGCGACGCCTGCCCCATCTTGTCCTCTATTGATTTGCTTTTGCATCAATACATAGAGTTTATTGGGAATAAACAGCGGAGAGCCGTATTTATCTAGGTAGTATTGAGGGTCCTTCCTCAACCGAATCATGGCTATACCACACTCATGCTTGATTTGATCACTCATTGTATTTGGGCGAAATATCCTGAAGTGGCAAAGGTAGCTCTTTTTTAGAAGTTTAGAGAACCTTTAAAAAATTGATTTCGCTTTTATTCTGTTAGCAAGCAAAAAACTTTTGAAATCCAACTCCATAGTACTAACCAACTTATTGAGTCTTTAATACTTTTACATCCAAAAAAGGCAACCATTCCTCTGCATTTCTGCCAGCATAGTCTGCTAAGTAAAAACTCAAGGTAGGTTTGAATGGCTGTGAACGTAATTTTAACCCTGCCTGCTCAGGAGATTTATCGCCTTTGTATACATTGCAGCGGTTACAAGCGGTAATCAAATTTGTCCAATTAGTTTTTCCTCCCTTGGACTTGGGAACAATATGATCTATTGTGAGATTTTTCGAAGATCCACAATATTGGCATTCATTACTATCACGTTTAAATAAGTTATTCCGATTCAATAGAACGCTCTTGAAAGGGATGTTCTTATACTCGTTTAAGCGGATGACAGCTGGGTATTTAAATTCTTGTGTGACTGTCCGAATACTTAAATGTTCGAAATGACTCAATGTAGTTACTTTATCTAAAAAAGAAAGTACAAGCGCTTTTTGCACCGTGACTACACCTACGGGACTATGGTCTAAGTTTAACACCAATACTCGTTTTTCCATCATGCACTAATATAAAATCTTTGATTGGAAAAACCTGTTGTTCAGAAGGAATGTTTTAAAACTTCATTCTTTCTAACTCCCGCTTGGTATCTTTAGCTTTGATACTTTCCCGCTTATCATGGATCTTTTTCCCCCTTGCAAGTGCAATCTCTACCTTGGCTAAGCCTTGATCATTGATGAAAATCCGAATGGGCACAATGGACAAGCCTTTTTCAGAAAACTTTCCTTCCATTTTTTCCAATTCCTGTTTATTAAGCAGCAACTTCCGCTCTCTCACCGCATCATGATTATAACTAGCTGCCATGGAATATGGGGCAATGTGCATTTGTTTAATGAACAACTCTCCCCTTCTAAAATAACAATACGCTTCAGTCAAGGATACTTTCCCCTCTCGGATGGACTTTATCTCTGTCCCCTTCAATTGAATCCCAGCGACATATTTATCAATAAACTCAAACTCAAAGCTCGCTTTCTTATTCTTGATATTGATGATTTTTTCAAATCTATTTTTCTTTGTTGTCATTGCTTTTGATCAAATTAAATTCCTTGGGTTGAAACCTAGCCCTATTGATTTTTTTATTTCTCGTCACAGGGTTGAACCCCTCTACTTTAGATTTTGTGCTTGGGTTATAACCCAAAACATTTTCTTTTTTCTATCGATACTCTGAGTTAAAACTCAGACTCTTGTTTTTTGATTCTTCACCATCGGGTTGAAACCTTGGACTAACGATTTCATAGCTGGGTTTAAACCTAGATGACATTTAAATTTCCTAATTTTTTCTCCAAATGAGTGGACAGACATAAGGATAAAGATGAAAATGTGAGTTCAGAGTAAACAAGTCTAATCTGTCGCTCCTGTTCGCCGCAGGAAAGTCTAATCTCTCACTTCTTTTTTGGCCCTTGGCTCTTTTTTCTTACTTCTTGTCTCTGATGTCTTGTATCTAATTTTGTCTGTTTTCGCTTCTCGACTCTCACTTCTATCAAATCTTCATCCTCGCTTCAGGCACCACATCCAACCCCACAAACTCTCCTTTCTTATATTTAAAATGTGCTGCCATAGCAATCATGCCTGCATTATCTGTGCAATATTCAAACTTTGGCACGTAAACATTCCAATGATACTTTTTTGCAAATACATTCAGCTCATTTCTTAATCCACTATTAGCCGAGACACCACCTGCTATGGCGATTTCTTTGATTTTATAGCGTACAGCTGCCTTTTTTAGCTTTTGCATCAACATCTTTATCAACGTGTATTGCACAGATGCACAAATATCGGCTAAATTTTGCTCGATAAAAGCTGGATTATCTTTGACTTGGTCTCTTAGGAAGTATAGGACGGCAGTTTTGATTCCTGAAAAAGAGAAATTTAATTCAGGCATATCTGATATTGGAAAAGAATACGCTTTGGGATTTCCAACTTTTGCATAGCGATCTATCAAAGGACCTCCAGGATATGGCAAGCCCAGCAACTTGGCAGTCTTATCAAAGGCCTCTCCTACCGCATCATCTGTAGTTTCTCCGATGACTTCCATCTTTAAGTAATCTTGAACGAGTACTAGCTGGGTATGTCCTCCACTAACGGTAAGACAAATAAATGGGAATGTTGGCTTGGGATCCTCAATAAAATGAGCCAAAATATGCGCTTGCATATGATTGACTTCAATCAGTGGAATATCCAATGCGAAGGCCATTGCTTTGGCAAAGGAAACACCGACCATCAATGACCCCATTAATCCTGGGCCACGGGTAAATGCGACTGCTGATAATTCTTCCTTGGGAATACCAGAAGATTGAATTGCTTCGTGTATAACGGGAATCAAGTGCTGTTGATGGGCTCTTGAAGCAAGTTCCGGTACTACACCCCCATATTTTTCATGGACAGATTGCGTTGCGATTATATTATTAAGTACTTTGCCATCAGAAATAATTGCGGCAGACGTTTCATCACAGGATGACTCGATGGCGAGTATATTTATTTTCATTTGAGATTAACCCTTGGAAAAGAAGCCGAAAGTTACGGAATTTTTATGGAAAGCCTTGAGGCTACTCACAAGGCTAACAGTCTTTCTTGTTTTACTGTTCGTATTATTGGCCGCCTTGCTTCAAGTACCCGCTGTTCAAACACGGATTTCCAAAACCCTTACAAATTATTTAAGTGAAAATACAGGCTTCAAAACCAGCATAGACCGTGTGAAAATACGGTGGTGGGATGCCATCAGTTTGGAAGAAGTGCGGATACTGGACCATCATGACAGTTTGATGATTGATTTGCGGGAGGTCTATATTGACTTTTCTGTTAAAGGTCTTCTGGACCGAAAAAATCCAGCCGTAGACCAAATCAAAATGCAGGAAGGCAATGTGCGCCTACTGTTCCACCCTCAAGAGTCCTATCTCAACATCGTAGAATTCGTAGCACGCATCAACGATCTTTTCCCTGGAGCACCCAGAGAGCCGGGGCAGGAACCAATTCGGTTTAGTATTGATAACATCAATTTTAAACAAACATCTGTTGACATCCTTAATTATGGCGCTTCGCCTGTAAGCTATGGATTTGATTACAATAACTTAACCTTCAGAAACCTAACCGCAGATGCTGATGCATTTTACAGTAAGGGACCTGAGATCGGTTTCCAATTAAATTACCTGCGGGGTTTGGAGGCAAACTCTGGATTGGAATTTCAACAGCTGCGAACAATTTTCACCTATACCCCTACCTATATGGAGTTTGATCACTTGTATCTACGCTCCAATCAAACGGAAATTAAAGAATACCTGCTTTTTAGTTACGAATCTCTGGATGATCTATCCAAGTTTACTCAAAAAGTAAAACTTACAGCTCGGTTAGATGAGAGTATTCTTCACTTACCGGATCTCAAGATCTTCGCACCAACATTGCCAGAGATAGACGACAAAATCACCTTAAGCGGGGAAATCAGTGGCACCATCGAAAAACTCTTTTCCGAACAATTACTCATTCGTTTTGGTCAACGCAGTGCACTTTTTGGGAAATTTGACATAGATGGACTTCCTAATTTAGACCAGACATTTTTTAAAATGTCATTGGTAAACTCTGTGCTTAATAGCAGTGATTTAGCACCCTACATCAGCAAAGAGAACCAAAACGAACTGGATAAATTCAAAGACATTCGATTTGACACTGATTTCTCAGGGTATCTGGACTTTTTTACAGCAAATGGTAATTTCCGTACAGCCATTGGGACATTAATCGGTAGGTTGAATTACAGGACAATCAATAATGAACCAACATATAATGGTAGAATAGAGTTACGGAACTTGGATATGGGTATCCTACTAGAAGATCGGGATCGATTTCAACGTGTAAACCTTACTGGTAACATCAAAGGGCGAGGACTTACACTGGCCAGTGCTATTTTGGAAATCGACGCCAACATTAAGAATGCTGGAGTCAATGGTTATACTTATCAAAACATTCAAACAGCAGCCACTTATGGGCGTGACTTATTTAAAGGTAACCTTGAAGTAAATGATCCCAATTTAAAAGCCTCATTTGATGGAATCTTAGACCTTCGACAACAGAAGGATTCTATACAATTACTTGTA encodes:
- a CDS encoding amidophosphoribosyltransferase, producing the protein MSDQIKHECGIAMIRLRKDPQYYLDKYGSPLFIPNKLYVLMQKQINRGQDGAGVANIKINTSPGTRYISRYRSIEPQAVNDIFEKIQKKYKKAKKQAGEKGVLDAQWMKENVAFTGEVWLGHLRYGTHGENSIETCHPFLKQNNWRSRNLVMAGNFNMTNVEELFGKLVELGQHPKEKTDTVTVMEKIGHFLDEENQRIFDKYKHEYSNEQLTHVIENELDVARILRRSCRDFDGGYAMAGLIGNGSSFVVRDPSGIRPAYYFADDEFVVVASEKPAIKSAFNVAYNEIKEIQPGHALVINKDGSFGEHEILPARERKSCSFERIYFSRGTDPDIYRERKLLGKALIPQVLKAIDFDLKNTVFSYIPNTAETAFLGMIEGLEDYLAAKRKEILLDGKPHLEDLEELLNFRPRVEKLVSKDVKLRTFITNDSDRDAMVANVYDTTYEVVRAGIDTLVVIDDSIVRGTTLEKSILTTLDKLNPKRIVIVSSAPQIRYPDCYGIDMSKMKDFIAFRAAVALLKERDMEDLMELVYDKCASQHNTNQNFVKEIYESFTDQEISDKVAEIITTSEIRAEVKVLYQTVESLNKCIPDHLGDWYFTGDFPTSGGMRVVNRAFVNYMEGKVVRAY
- a CDS encoding HNH endonuclease, which gives rise to MEKRVLVLNLDHSPVGVVTVQKALVLSFLDKVTTLSHFEHLSIRTVTQEFKYPAVIRLNEYKNIPFKSVLLNRNNLFKRDSNECQYCGSSKNLTIDHIVPKSKGGKTNWTNLITACNRCNVYKGDKSPEQAGLKLRSQPFKPTLSFYLADYAGRNAEEWLPFLDVKVLKTQ
- the smpB gene encoding SsrA-binding protein encodes the protein MTTKKNRFEKIINIKNKKASFEFEFIDKYVAGIQLKGTEIKSIREGKVSLTEAYCYFRRGELFIKQMHIAPYSMAASYNHDAVRERKLLLNKQELEKMEGKFSEKGLSIVPIRIFINDQGLAKVEIALARGKKIHDKRESIKAKDTKRELERMKF
- the tsaD gene encoding tRNA (adenosine(37)-N6)-threonylcarbamoyltransferase complex transferase subunit TsaD: MKINILAIESSCDETSAAIISDGKVLNNIIATQSVHEKYGGVVPELASRAHQQHLIPVIHEAIQSSGIPKEELSAVAFTRGPGLMGSLMVGVSFAKAMAFALDIPLIEVNHMQAHILAHFIEDPKPTFPFICLTVSGGHTQLVLVQDYLKMEVIGETTDDAVGEAFDKTAKLLGLPYPGGPLIDRYAKVGNPKAYSFPISDMPELNFSFSGIKTAVLYFLRDQVKDNPAFIEQNLADICASVQYTLIKMLMQKLKKAAVRYKIKEIAIAGGVSANSGLRNELNVFAKKYHWNVYVPKFEYCTDNAGMIAMAAHFKYKKGEFVGLDVVPEARMKI